From Lepus europaeus isolate LE1 chromosome 3, mLepTim1.pri, whole genome shotgun sequence, a single genomic window includes:
- the LOC133756450 gene encoding olfactory receptor 10C1-like, with protein MSLNCTLWQDNSMSVKSFAFAKFSEITEQCFLLFTLILFMFLVSLMGNALIAFAIWTNPVLHTPMYFFLANLSLLEIGYTCSVIPKMLQSLVTEARGITREGCATQMFFFTFFAISECCLLAAMAYDRYMAICSPLHYATRMNRGVCVHLAMVSWGVGCLVGLGQTNYIFSLNFCGPCEIDHFFCDLPPILTLACGDTSHNEAAVFVVAILCISSPFLLIIASYGRILASVLVMPSPEGRHKALSTCSSHLLVVTLFYGSGSVTYLRPKANHSPGIDKLLALFYTVVTSMLNPIIYSLRNKEVKAALQRTLGKKNVLIHG; from the coding sequence ATGAGCCTCAACTGTACCTTGTGGCAGGACAACAGTATGTCTGTCAAAAGTTTTGCATTTGCCAAATTCTCTGAGATCACCGAACAGTGTTTCCTTCTATTTACTCTCATCCTATTCATGTTCTTAGTGTCATTGATGGGCAATGCTCTCATAGCCTTTGCCATCTGGACCAACCCAGTTCTCCACACCCCCATGTACTTCTTTCTTGCTAACCTGTCTCTCCTGGAGATTGGCTACACTTGCTCTGTCATACCCAAGATGCTGCAGAGCCTTGTGACTGAAGCTCGAGGGATTACTCGGGAGGGTTGTGCCACACAGAtgtttttcttcacattttttgCTATCAGTGAGTGCTGTCTTTTGGCAGCCATGGCTTATGACCGATATATGGCCATATGCTCCCCGTTACACTACGCAACACGAATGAACCGTGGGGTGTGTGTCCATTTGGCAATGGTTTCTTGGGGGGTAGGATGTCTGGTAGGTTTGGGACAGACCAATTatattttctccttgaatttctgTGGCCCTTGTGAAATAGACCACTTCTTCTGTGACCTCCCACCTATCCTGACACTCGCTTGTGGGGATACATCCCATAATGAGGCTGCAGTTTTTGTTGTAGCAATTCTCTGCATTTCCAGCCCATTTTTACTGATCATTGCTTCTTATGGCAGGATTTTAGCCTCAGTGCTGGTCATGCCCTCACCCGAGGGCCGCCATAAAGCTCTTTCCACCTGTTCTTCCCACCTACTTGTAGTAACACTTTTCTATGGTTCAGGATCCGTAACCTACTTGAGGCCTAAAGCTAACCATTCACCAGGTATTGATAAACTCCTAGCCCTGTTCTATACAGTAGTAACGTCCATGCTCAATCCCATCATCTACAGTTTACGGAACAAAGAAGTCAAAGCAGCTCTCCAGAGAACCCTGGGCAAGAAAAATGTTTTGATCCATGGATAG